The nucleotide window TCCTGTTTTTCCTTACCAAGGCATTATTATTTCACATGACCTAAATGTTGATAATACTGCACTACCTCTTTAAGTAGgtattttcaaagattcatcTAATATGGTAGTTGAGTTGCTTGTCTGATTACCCGTTTCAATTAGAGTTCACCCTTCTCCATTCTGCCTTGCATTATTCGTTAATAATTGTCAATTTTAGTCGATAACCaatggaaaggtgaagataacgaacatagattaatctcataactcctataaggaatataaaataaagagtggggcaaacacggacccctggacaaatcagaggtgggatcagatgcttaggaagagtaagcattccctgtcgacagTTTACACCCGCCGTAATGCCTGTATCTCGGTCAGGTAACCGGAGTAATctgcaatcaaaatcagtgtgtaaaggacgacataacaattggtatgaaacgcgtcagacaacatttgaccgaATAACAGGTTATATTGGAATATGGATATTTTGGGAGAGCATATAGATAGTATCTAGTGAGTTTGTGATCCTCTTGAAGCCAAGATAGGGATGCTAAAGCCTATGGAGGTAGTggagttgttggtttttttttttttttttttttagaatttccTTTACTCCaaataaaacttacaaattTAATGTACTTGTAATAAAGACAGAGACCTGAATATATTTTCAGGGCTCAATTCAGTATACAATGCATTTCTATTTCTTACAATTAACACTGAACACCCCTCAATATTCACAGTCAATCATCCACTTTGatttagattcaagtttgttaaattttgACATTCGGAAGAAGAATGAGATCAATTTAAGGGTACCATGTTCTTACAATGGAATATGTCGAAAGTTTCTGCACACGAACTACGATATTAAACCATTTTGCAAACACATCTCTGTaatattgattcatttaaaccaaaacaaaaaacgtaCACAATCAATACAATGCTGTTAGATTTTACTATAAATAAAGACtggtacatgaaaggtgaagataacgagcagtgatcaatttcataactcttataagcaatacaaaatagttgggcaaacacgggcccctggacaaaccagaggtgggataaggtgcctaggaggagtaagcattccctgtcgaccggtcaccccGCCATGAGCATGACATGTCGAGGTTCAGATAAAGACATTCTTTACGTACATATGTTGATTAACCTAATGAGAACATCGGTGTAACACAGGGGTGTATAGGACTGTCAAACTGAACGCAACATTcgttatcactgttcgttatcttcacctttcaacaCTTGttatcgctgttcgttatcttcatctttcaaaattgattataactgttatcttcacctttcaacatttattataactgtttgttatcttcacctttcaacaTTTGttataactgttcgttatcttcacctttcaacatttattataactgtttgttatcttcacctttcaacatttattataactgtttgttatcttcacctttcaacatttattataactgtttgttatcttcacctttcaacaTTTGttataactgttcgttatcttcacctttcaacatttgttatcactgttcgttatcttcacctttcattggtcTTCAGTTTAAACATATTCTTGGAATTACATTTCACTGTTTGTCCTCTACAATTGTTGTCGGACTTGGGTACTGCAGATAGAggaaaatatttagaattgtaCATACTGCATTTCTGATATTGACATTTGCGTCCGGGTCCTTAATAAGGTCATCAAGTCCATCCTGTTCTTTTCTTAAATCTTTTATTGATGCctataattataaaaatcatcattatcatcatcatcatgaCTATTGCCAGAAGTTACACATATCATATTAAATTTTCGAAATTAAATCACAGACTAATTATGGGAAAATTACCTATCACGATTATGACTGCATTAATATGAATAATTTTGTTGCGACTATCATGTACGTTATTTTCACACTTGAACAATTATGACTGTCCATAGTATATTGCATTACATACATGAGTCTCAACACAATGTGCTCATATGCCCATATTCAGATTGATATTTGTAACATACGTCATCAAATGATCGCGTCCTTCCCTTTTCTTGAATCCCCTTTGGTACCTTCAAATAAGAACAGATAAAgtgcaatgaaaggtgaagataacgaacagtgataaatgtcataactcctatatgccaggtgaagataatgaacagtgatcaatctcataactccggcaagcaatacaaaatagatagttgggcaaacacggacccctggacacaccagaggtgggatcaggtgcctaggaggagtaagcatcccctgttgaccggtcacacccgccatgagccacatatcttgatctggtaaacggagtcGAACTAGCATTATCACCATCATTTATATGAGATATATTACCTTCTTCGAATGCCAGTTATTTCATTGTTTAAGGAAGCATTTCCAGATCTTTATTTACAACTAAACACGTAAGTGgatgatttttgttttgtttctatgACCTTTCTCGTATGTTAAAACTACTGGTTTTATAGCTCCTGTGAAGGTATCATTAGGAATAGTTACCTGTTGTTTGTCCGTTGAGatgaaaatcatttcatttttacttaCCGATTTTGTTTACAGTGAAGAACTTGCTGGTTCCACGGCTAAGTGGAAGACCTGTCTGTTCTTTGAATTTCAGTGGTGGCATTACATATGTACCTGTTATTCTACTGTTTGTGCAAAACTTACTAACTCTTTGATAGTGGAGGACGATTTACCGGTTGATTTACTGTAAGCGTAAACATTCCTGGGTATTCGATAGAGGAGGTGGTCTTACCGATTGCTTTGCTGTTAGTGGAAAACTTACTCGCTATTTGACAACCAAGAAGAACTTACCGGTTCCCGTGCTGTTAGGGGAAGTTTCTTCTCCGGTTTCTTGCAAAAACGAttgaatatataattatgtacggaagaaatattatatttcaGGCAAGTATAATTAATTGGTATTAAAATCCATACTTTCAAAAACACTGAATAGAGGAAGTAACTAATCTTTCTTAGTAATGATTTATGCGCTAAGTCCGCTACTTTCAATCATCTTTCAAATTCTCTGTGATATTTAGTAAACTGGAAATCATGACATGAAATGACCACTGCATATTCTATGTGTTGCATATCGGATCAAATGTACCGTCCTGATTAAAATTTTTACTGATTATATCGCACACAGATGATCTGGATTATCCAAACACAGAATCGTATTTACCATTTTCTTCTTTGCTGaaaaattggaataaatatcATTTGAGTGGAACGAATATATTGCAATAGATCAATACTTCCATGTAACAAAGGTCTCAGAACGCTTAAAAGAAATCTCTGACACATTTTGTGATGCTTGAAAgttaagatatctcttttgaaTAGCTCTTTTTCATTTAGCGTGAAATATATTTTGCCAGATAATACAAGTAACCCCACTAACAAAAAGTAGGAAATAACACAAAACATTCACGATAAATATTTCAAGGTTTTGGTTAATTGTCTTGTGTTCGTGCTATTTGCAAATACCAAATTCAGATTATCTTTTGATTATgctttttttaatgatttaacataaacttaaacctaaatgttttataatgtaatgccattgagaaaaaaaaaacaacacctttttacagtttttgtcaattttcattttttttttatataaatgtacaaatacatgCTGTATACAGTCATGCTCTACATACTCTGTACTTGTAGTGCTTGTTAATGCACTGCGCTACAGTTTCATCGTTCAATTGtcaattatattgtataataatgCTTTtgcatttaaagaaaaaatgaaaaacaaaacaaaacatgacGCATTTAGTTGGCATGTTTGCCTAAGTCTTGATAATCAttattgtacaaatatttaGTTACAGGAAAGATAAGAATCCAAATGATTTCAACAATTGCCCTTTTTCTAAAGAAATGATCAGGCAAAACAACAAAAGAGACaccttttgaaaataatttattgtgTTTCAGAAATGCACATATATATCTATGAAAACTGCAAACAATTGATTATCTATAAAGCACTACGTAGacacatttacaatgtaattcATACACATTTTAGAATAAAGACTGAATTCTTATTATCTGAATTGGTGCTCACTAATTGCATACAAGTAACTGTGAAACGAAAGCCACTCTAGGAGATGTGGTATATAGAGGACATTAGGACAACCTATTCTGCACAATGTCTCTTGTCCCAATCTCTCACGATGCCACTTTGTCACTGATTGCCTATATGGTTTTTGGTGGGTATCCAAAGGTGTTGGGTCTAATTGAAGCCTTTAATAAAAGTACGAAATCATATTCAGTACTGCGAtaaaatgtgtgtgtatataggaACGCAAGGAAACTAATTTTGATTTACATTATATAGTAAGATATTTCTGTAACTGATAGTGGTcaactattgaaaaagaaattgttgaaatctcTTTCATGACAACCAGTGTAGATATTAGTTATGTGGTTTTCTTAGCACTCTATCACCCTATCCTAGAAACATCCGTGTTGGTCGTAGACGAGTATCTTAAACAATGTACGAGCTATTGTTTTAGTATTATATGATAAAATGCTTGTTGAATTATTGACAATCGTAGTCAAAAATTACTTGTAAGTTGAAACATTGCGTTGAAATGCAAAGAAAATCCCCTCCTATCTTTTTGTCCCAAAGTCCGAGTATTAATGATTAAATATCAATTGAATTTAAAGGTGGAATCAACACTCTGTGCAATTAACAGTGCCGTATTTAATCAATGTAGGAAGTAATTTCTTAACTGGTTCTGGTTttatcacaaaacaaaacaatggaGTTTCTCAACAAGACTTTGTCGTACACTCTAGATAAATGAAAGATATGTATTACCTTTCTCCTCTGTTCTATGTTCTTTTAATAACTTCATCATTTTTtcatctttgttattatgagcATAGTCATAAGGAGTCATACCATCCTGCAAACAAACATGGAAATTTAGAATTGTTCTAATACAGTGATATATTCATGTTGGTGATACAATGTGCAAAAAACCGAATATCAATTCCAGGGTTTATTGTCTGTAATCCACAAAAGATTAAGTTAATTCATTAGGCAAATCGATGGTAATTATTTACAGGTAAATTTCATGCTTCAAAAGAATAAGTAATGCATTTTCTGTTTGGAAGACCTGGATACATACGTCATTTTCTATATGCCGCTGTGCTTTATGATCCAGGAGAATCTTGACAGTTCGATGTTGCTTTCGTATCGCCGCCATGTGGAGAGGGGTATTTCCGCCCTGTTAGGAATGGCACTTACTGATaggtatattttgtttttcgtTTTCATGTCTACAACACTTTTCAGaaatacaacatacatgtatactatttaaTGTACACCGATTAATTCAACATTTCTGCATGCTAATACATTTCGATAAACAAAAAGCgctttgattttaaaaagactACCTTTTAATACGCACTATTTTTATATTTGTCTGAAAATTTGCAGTCTAATTAGTGTTCTTTATTgcttaaaattttgatatatgtgCTCTTTCTTTTCTCTTTGTTATTTTCTGACAtctcttttaaaatattgtttaaagagCTGATTCATATATACTTTCAGGAAAAGATATACACATTGCAGTAAGATTGTACACATATAAGaaatgcatttttcaaaataatattacaaaatatgaataagtGATGTTGGGAGATCACGTGATCAACTAACGAGCACTGATTTGGAATAAATGTATGCATTCTGCATGATTAATACTGAAATAAAGCACACATACCTTTAACAATAGCTTTCCCTGCATTCTCtgtaatttgatatatatttttgtaataaacAACAACTGTATTTCCATTCTTCGAAATTTTCCTGTGTTAATGTATTTGTTAGTTTCAGTAACTCCGAAGCAGTGTCATTGTTCATGGAATATTTCTTATTGATGTATCAGTTACAAATGTTTgttgtattgatttgtaaagGATGTGACACTACCACGAAAATTACACAGCAATGAAAATAAGTAAATTACAGAAATGAACAAGtctgaactttgaatatttgcGGGTTTTGTTTTCCTTACAGGTATCGCTCTGGCGTTAACGTCGGCGCCTCTACTGATGAGGCGTTTAACGTGTGTTTCTCGCATTAATGGGTCGTTCTTCATTATGGCCATGTGAATAGGAAATAAACCACTCTGAAATGCATGAGAAGTGAAATTTTAAACTTTACATagttatcaataaatatatttggttATAAATATTTCGATACTTTTATGTTATAAAGAATCTATGATTGCGTGAGAAAATACTACATTGATGGAAGGGAGAGATACGCAAATGAATATTAGGTCTAGTTTTAAAAATACTATAAACCTAGTTTGAGCGCAAGTATTTCATAATGAATAGGTGACAAGAAGGATTTGCGTTGGCGTAACAACATGAATAAGGTAATTAGGACGTCATGTAATTCCTTACCGAGTTCTGGACATTAACGTTGGCGTCGGGGTCCCGCAGTAACTGTTCTAGTTCATCCCCTTGGTTTTCCTGTGATGAAATTGTTATTCAGTATTTCAGTCTTTCAAAGACACAAACATTAACCAAATTCAGTTCGAATACGCCTTCCCAATTCTCAAAGTGACATGTACATGACAGGTTTGAATCAAAATTGTCCCAACGATAAGGTAAGGAATCTACTCACCTGAACATGTTGATAACCAACATTTCTTTTTGCTGTTGgatgcaaatattttgtattatgcatatattgtattgctttttCTGGTCAGTAGTATGTAATTTTAGTATTTGATTGGAGGCGTTgctgttcaatattttgtattttatttcattggtgTTGTTACAGATCAAAATTCTGTATTGTATCTGAATATTGCTGTTGCGGAATGATATTACGCATTGTGATATGATTGGATAAATCCGCGGTGCTCTCCGATTGGCTGATACCCAACAACCACGGTGAAATAGAGGAGAATATAGCATAGAGATATgacatttcaaatttgatacgATCAATGTGGGTTTGGTCACCTAATGAAGAGTCGTGTCTTTACTCATTTTCGAAAATCTTGCACTATAATTGTAAAAAAGGAGATTTCAGTGACACACGTTTAACGATAACAACATCGAACCCGATCTAATTTTAAATGACCTATTATCTATTGTTTGGtggatttttcatattttagtaGCCGGTTTGTCATAATTATAATGGAACAAAAAATCGCGTCTCTAATCACTTTCAAATAGATTGTAGTATAGCTGTATACAAAAATGACCAGTTTGATATAGTTTTATAAGCTCTAGCTGGTTTCGATG belongs to Ostrea edulis chromosome 7, xbOstEdul1.1, whole genome shotgun sequence and includes:
- the LOC125653512 gene encoding ankyrin-1-like translates to MKNDPLMRETHVKRLISRGADVNARAIPRMQGKLLLKGGNTPLHMAAIRKQHRTVKILLDHKAQRHIENDDGMTPYDYAHNNKDEKMMKLLKEHRTEEKAPMPTKCKKLPLTAREPVPKGIQEKGRTRSFDDASIKDLRKEQDGLDDLIKDPDANVNIRNANGIYPIHQAVMRDDPIVRNQLIQTLVDKGADVNSRALKSGNTPLHLAVSRGQLGTVKLLLSCRPTFSVPNNAGKTPYAIAEGNGNMEILTLLESYKRNVVDKRKNLSSVRDKENCVVS